In Pseudomonadales bacterium, the genomic stretch CGCACCTACAACTACCCGCAGGGGCGGGTCACGGATCACCGTATCAACCTCACGCTGTATCGTCTGCCCGAGATCCTCGAGGGAGATCTCGACGGCGTGATCGACCCGTTGCTCGGCGAATACCAGGCCGAGCAGCTCGCGGCGCTTGCCGGATGAGCGCTGCGGTTGTTGCCGGCGAGGTGGCGGTGGCGGTCGGTGCGCTGCTCGCCGCGGGGTGCACACGACTGCCGGAGCCCGATGCGCGGATCGACGCCGAGCTGCTGCTTGCGCACGTGCTCGGGTGCAGCCGCACCCGGTTGTTCGCGTACCCGGAAGCCGAGGTCGACGCCGCTTCACGTGCTCGCTTCCTTGCGCTGCTCGAACGCCGGCGAGCCGGCGAGCCGCTCGCCTACCTGCTCGGGCGGCAGGCGTTCTGGTCGCTCGATATCGTGCTCGACGGCAGCACGCTGGTGCCGCGACCGGAGACCGAGCTGCTGGTCGAGCTGGCGCTTGAGCGAGGGGCTGCGCGAGCGGTGGAGGTGCTCGATCTCGGCACCGGCAGTGGGGCGATCGCGCTCGCGCTGGCGAGCGAACGACCTGCGTGGCGAGTGCTGGGGATCGATCGCGATCCGGCTGCGGTGCACCTCGCCCGTGCGAATGCCGAGCGACTCGGACTGGGCAACGTTGCATTCGCAGCGGGCGACTGGTTCGCCGGGCTCGAGGGGCGGCGTTTCGAGCTGGTGGTCGCCAATCCACCCTATATAGCCGATGGGGATCCCTGTCTTGCTGCGCCGGGGGTGTGTCGCGAGCCGCGCCACGCGTTGGTGGCGGGCAGCGATGGACTCGATGCACTGCGCCGGATCGTTGCTGCGGCAGCGCAGCATCTGTCGTCGGACGGCTGGCTGCTGTGCGAGCACGGTGCCGCACAGGGCGCGGCGCTGCGCGCGCTGTTCGCGGCCGCGGGCTTTGCGGCGATTGCGACGCAGCGTGACCTCGCCGGTCACGAACGGGTCACGCTGGGTCGGATCGGGGAGTCGTCGCGACACGAGCGGAGCCATGCACCATGAACGACGAGCAACTGCTGCGTTACAGCCGCCACATCCTGCTGCCCGCGATCGACGTCGCGGGCCAGCAGCGGCTGCTCGATGCCAGCGTACTCATCGTGGGCCTCGGCGGGTTGGGCTCGCCGGCAGCCCTGTATCTGGCGGCAAGCGGTGTGGGGCGGCTGCGGCTGGTCGACGCCGACCGCGTCGAGCTGTCGAACCTGCAACGCCAGATCATTCATGCCCAGGCGCGCATCGGTGAGTTCAAGGCCGAATCGGCCGCCGCCGGCGTCGGCGCGCTGAACCCCGAGGTCGACGTGGAGGCCTTCGCCTGTCAGGCCGACGCGGCGTTGCTCGATCGCCTCGTGCCGGGCGTCGATCTGGTGCTCGACTGTTGCGACAACGCGGCGTCGCGGCGCGTGATCAATGCCGCCACGCGGCGTCATCGCGTACCGCTGGTCAGTGCAGCGGCCATCGGCTGGGAGGGACAGCTCGCGGTATTCGATTCGCGCGAGCCGGGCGCAGCGTGCTACGAGTGCCTGTATCCCGACACCGGTGACGACCCCGCGGCGGCCTGCGCGCACAGCGGGATCGCCGCTCCGGTGGTCGGCACCATGGGCGTGCTGCAGGCATTGCAGGCGCTGAAGTTCATCTGCGGTGCGGGAACCGTGGCGGCCGGGGAACTGCTGGTGTTCGACGGCCTGGCGCTCGATTTCCATCGTCTGCGCATCGGGCGGCGTGCAGGCTGCCCGGGCTGCAGCTGATCAGCCCGAGTTGCGCGGATCGCGCAGGCGTACGAACGGAAAGCGTGTGACGGTGGTGCGGGTACTGGCGTCGTGTTCGCGCTGCTGTTCTGTGCTTGCCGCACGCAGGAAGACGTGCAGCGAGTTGCCGGCTGGCAGGCTCTGCTGGATCTGCAGATGTCCGCCCTGGCTGTGTACCAGCGCATGGATCTCCGCGAGGTCGTCGAGCGGGCTGCTGGCCGGGGCATCGTTGCCACTTCTTTGCGCGAGTGCGCGGATGTCGCGCTCGCTCAGCATGGCGCCGCTGTCCTCGATCACCAGTTCGACGTGATGCCCCTCGAAACCCTCGCGGCACGATATGCAGGCGCGGCGCGCGCAGTTCAGCGCGCGCAGCCGGATCGCCAGCGTGCCGTCATTGGCCAGGCCGCGACGTGCATGCCGGATGCCGCGCAGCAGCACCTGCTGGAATACCAGCGGATCGCAGTGTGCCAGCGGCAGTCCGGACGCGAATTCGTTGTCGAGCCGCGCCGCTGCCGGCAGCAGGACGCGCTCCAGATCGACGATGTTCTGTGCCAGAGGCGCCAGCGCAGTCAATGGCGCGGCGGCAGACGCCTGCGCCTTGCCGGCCACTTCGTGGATCAGTGCCTGCGCATGCATCGTGGTTTCTGCAAGCTGTTCCAGCCGGCGCAATACGTCGGCGTAGTCGCCGGCTTCGACCAGTACCTGTTCGACACGCCCGACTACCGACACGGTTGCATCACCGATGTGGTCGCCTGGCAATGTCGGGTCGTGCGTGGGCGATGGCTGCTCCGCCACGAGAAGGGACGGCAGCGGCAGCCGCTCGCGTGCGATCAGAAGACAGCCGCTGCCGGTGAGCGGGTGGCCGGGTTCGCCGATCGTGAAGCCGAACCAGCAATGCTCGCCGCGCTGCTCGCCCTGGCCGGCCAGGTGCATCTCGATCACCGGGCCATCGGCACCGGCGATGCGTCGGTCGGCTTCGTGCAGCTCCATCGCAAGCTCGTCAGGGAACACCTCCAGGTCGGTCTTGCCGAGCAGCATGCTCTCCTCGACTCCGTAGAGCTCGCCGAACGCCGGGTTGATCGCAGCGTAGCGGCCGTCCAGATCCTTCAGGAACAGTGGCACCGGAATGCGGCGCATCGCCGTGCGCAACTGTTCGTGTGCGAGACGCGCCTCGGCCAGCTCGCGTGTCGGTTCGCTGACGTTCTGCACCGTGAGCAGCGCGCGCTGCGGCATGCCCGGGCGGCCCCGTACGGCCGAAGAGTGGCAGGCCAGCCACAGTTGGCCGCCGGCGGAATCGATCCGGTAGGCCGCGCGGGCGATGCGTCCGGTATTCAGCGTCTTCTGGATCTGTTGCCGGCACTCGGCGCCGGTGACGGTGCCGAACAGTTCGCCGAGCGTGCGGCCCTCGAGCGCCTCGGCATCGCTGCCCAGTGCGCCGCCGGCCAGCGCCAGCGCCTGGACCACGCGCGCTTGCTCATCGACCAGCAGTGCGGTCAGCGGCAGTGCACGCACGACGTACTGTGCCATCTCGTCCTGCATGCGCCGCGACAGGCGCAGGTTCACGTGTTCACTGATGTCTGCGGCTTCGAGCAGCACGTCACCATCGTCGAGCCGCGTGAGGTGGTAGTTGCGCCAATGCGGTTGCTCGCCACGACCGAGCGCCATCGCCTCGCGCGTTTCGGCGATACCGGTCTGATGTACGCGCGTCAGCGCATCCTCGAGATCGAAGCCGTCGAATGGCGGCGCGAACTCCCCCGGGCGTAACCCCTGCAGCAGGTGTGCGTCACGCTGCTCGAGCCTGCCGGCAGCGGGGTTGCACCACACGACGCGAAACGCACCGGCCGCATCGCGGCGCAGGCGCATGATCGCCGTGGCGAGCCGGGTACAGAGCCCGGTCGCGGGATCGTCGAGGGTCGCCACGGGGACGGCAAGCGTCTCTTCGCGGGCGACCGTGCCGGGTTGGCGTGGGGTGGTTTCGTAGAATTGCCCGCTGATCGCACGCGGGGCGCCCTGTTCGTCCAGTTCGACCGCGATGTCGCCGGATGCCACGGCGACCCATTCGCCGTCGCGTGCGTGCAGTCGATACGCAACCGGATGGGGTGGTGCCGAGCCGTTCAGCACGCCGTGCACCTCGGTGACCAGGCGATCGATGTCGTCCGGATGGATCAGGGCCTTCCAGTCACCGAGCGTGTTTCCGACCGTGCCCGCCGCGTAGCCCAGGCGTTCGAGCGTCGGCGGGTCGAATGCAGCCCGCTGCTCGCTGAGCGTGATGCGCCAGCTCCCTGCCGACGCCGTCAGCGTGACCGGCAGGCCGGTGTCCACTGCGTCGACGTCGAAGGAGGGTGTTGGTGCGTCCGTGTCGGCGTGGGAGAGTGTGGCAACAGCACCTGGTTGCGCTTCGCCGCGCCGTGGCGGGCCGATCAGCTCGCGCAGGGTGGCCAGTGACAGCTCGTCGAGCAACACGATCTCGCTGACGCCCGCCTGCAGCGCCTGCACGATCTCGGCGCGATCGCCGAAACGTGCCTGGGCGCCCAGCATGCCGACGATGCGCAATCCGGGTGCGCTCGCCCTGATCGTCGCCAGCGTGGCGACAAGCAGCCCCACGCCGCAACTGAAGGACAGGAAACAGACGTCACAGTGCGCGAGTGCGGCGTTCCATACGGGGGTTCCGGCTTCGGCGACCACGAGTTCCGGACGCGGATCGGGCAGCGCACGCAACAGGCTGCGCAGCAGGTGTGTTTCAAGCGGGTCGTCGGCCGTGAGAAGGACGCGCGGTGCGTCAGGTGCGGAAACGAGCGTCATGAAACGGGCAGCCTTGCTTCTCTCGCCGACGATGTGGCGTTTCCCGCAACGCGGGATTCCCTTGCGGCGGGATTCTATATGGGCAGCAGTGCCGCTCGCCAGCGGTAATAACCCGGAGATTGCCGTTCGCGCGATTGCGGTGGAACGGGAGCTGCCGTTAAGCTCGCCGACCGGCTCGGAGATGGACAGGCAGAATGCAGGAACAGACCGACGCGGCGGGCATCACCGCCCCCGGACCCACCGTGAGTTTCCGCGAGCTCGGGCTGCCGGAGCCGCTGCTGCGAGCGGTCGACGACCTGGGCTTCGTGCGCTGCACGCCGATCCAGCAGGAGGTATTGCCCTGCACGCTGCTCGGGCACGACTGCATCGGCAAGGCGCAGACCGGTACCGGCAAGACGGCGGCGTTCCTGCTTACGATCCTGAGCGACCTGCTGGGCACGCCAGCGGAGGAGCCGCGCTACGTCGGTGAGCCGCGGGCGCTGGTGATCGCCCCGACACGTGAACTGGTGCTGCAGATCGCCCGGGATGCCGCGGATCTGGCACGTCACACGGACCTCCACATCGTCACCCTGATCGGCGGGGTCGACTACGATCGCCAGCGCCAGCAGCTCGAGAGTCGTCTGGTCGACATTCTGGTCGCGACACCCGGACGGCTGATGGATTTCCACAGCCAGCGTCAGATCCACCTCGATCGCATCGAGCTGCTGGTGATCGACGAGGCCGATCGCATGCTCGACATGGGCTTCATCCCGCAGGTGCGCCGCATCGTGCGCCAGACGCCACCGAAGACACATCGCCAGACGATGTTCTTCAGTGCCACCTTCACCGAAGAGGTCGTGAGTCTTTCGGATCAGTGGACGCACCATCCGGTACGGGTCGAGATCGAACCCGAGAGCGTGGCTTCGAAGGATGTCGAGCAGATCGTCTATCTGGTCGAGGCGGATCGCAAGCTCGACCTGCTGCTGAATCTCCTGCAGCAACCCGAAGCGCTCAGCGTGATGGTGTTCGCCAACCGTCGCGACCAGGTGCGCCGCCTGCACGAGCGCCTCGAGCGGGCCGGTGTCAGTTGCGGCATCCTGTCCGGCGAGGTCGCACAGCCAAAGCGCGTGAAGACGCTCGAGGCGTTCCGTGAAGGGCGCCATCGGGTGCTGGTTGCCACCGACGTGGCAGGGCGTGGCATCCACGTCGAGGGTGTCACGCACGTCGTCAACTACACGCTGCCCGAAGACCCCGACGACTACGTGCACCGCATCGGGCGTACCGGCCGCGCCGGCGCCAGCGGTACCTCGATCAGCTTTGCCTGCGAGGATGATGCGTTCCTGTTGCCGTCGATCGAGGCGCTGCTGGGGCAGAAGCTCGCCTGCGTGCATCCCGGGCCGGAACTGCTGGCCTCCCATCGTCGTCGGTAGGTCGGGTTTCAACCCGACTTGCGGTTGGTCGTGTCGGGTTGAAACCCGACCTACGGTTGGTCGTGTCGGGTTGAAACCCGACCTACGGGTGGTCGTGTCGGGTTGAAACCCGACCTACGGGTGGTCGTGTCGGGTTGAAACCCGACCTACGGGTGGTCGTGTCGGGCTGAAACCCGACCTACGGTTGGTCGTGTCGGGCTGAAACCCGGCCTACGGGTGGGATGCCTGGCGGAGGATCGCAGCGAAGGGTTCGCCGTGGCGGTGACGCGCGAGTTCATCGAGCAGCGTCTGCCCTTCCGGGCCGCGGGCATCCAGCCGGCCACCCTCGGCGACGAACAGTGCGATGAAGTCCTCGAAATCCTCCGGGCGCATCGCCTGATACGCACGGCGCAGGCGGTGGAAGTCGCAATCGACCCCCTCCGGCGGCAGCAGATGCAGAAAACGGCGAATTCGCTCGTCGGTCCACACCTCGTCGACGACCTTTTTCTTCTCCTTGCGCAGCATTGCGGTCATTCTCCGTCGAGCTTGTGGCGCAGCAGTTCGTTCACCTGCTGCGGGTTGGCCTTGCCCTTGCTCTCGCGCATCACCTGTCCGACGAAGAAGCCGAACATCTTCACGCGCTTGTCCGCTTCGGCGGCGCGATAGCGTTCGACCTGGGCGGCATTCGCCGCGAGCACCGCGTCGACCATCGTCTCGATCGCGCCACTGTCGGCGAGCTGGCGCAGCCCGCGTGCGGTGATGATTGCGTCCGGTTCGCCTTCGCCGGCCCACATCGCTTCGAACACCGTTTTCGCGATCTTGCCGGAGATCGTGCCGTCTGCGATGCGTCGGATCAACGTCCCGAGTGCCTCTGCCTCGACACGGCTGTCGTCGATGTCGAGGTTCTCGCGGTTCAGCAGCCCGAGCAGTTCGACCATGACCCAGTTCGCGCTGGCCTTCGCGTCGCCGCAGGCACCGACCACGCGCTCGAAGTAAGCGGCGAGTTCGCGGCTGGCGCACAGCACGCTGGCGTCGTAGCCGGTCAGCGCGTAGTCGCCGCGAAAGCGCGCGGCCTTCGCCGCCGGCAGCTCGGGCAGCGTGGCACGCACCGCTTCGATGTACTGTGCATCGACGTGCACCGGCAGCAGGTCGGGTTCGGGGAAGTAACGGTAGTCGTGCGCCACTTCCTTCGAGCGCATCGCGCGGGTCTCGTTGCGTGCCGGGTCGTAGAGGCGGGTCTCCTGCACCACGCTGGCGCCGCTTTCAAGCAGCTCGGCCTGACGTTCCCGCTCGGTGTTGATCGCCTTTTCGACGAAGCGGAACGAGTTGACGTTCTTGATTTCGGTGCGCGTACCGAGTCGTTCCGCTCCCGGACGGCGCAGCGAGATGTTCACGTCGCAGCGCATGGAGCCTTCGGCCATGTTGCCATCGGAGATGCCGAGGTAGCGCACGATCGAGTGGATCTGCTTCAGATACGCGACCGCCTCCTGCGCGCTGCGCAGTTCGGGCTCGGAGACGATCTCGAGCAGCGGCGTCCCGGCTCGATTGAGGTCGATGCCGCTCAGTCCATGGAAGTCTTCGTGCAGCGACTTGCCGGCGTCTTCCTCCAGGTGTGCGCGGGTGACATGGATGATCTTCGACTGGCCGTCGGGCAGGTCGATCTGTACGTGACCACCGCTGACGATCGGGTGGTCGAGCTGGCTGATCTGGTAGCCCTTCGGCAGGTCCGGGTAGAAGTAGTTCTTGCGGTCGAAGACCGATACGGCAGCGATGTCCGCCTCGATCGCGAGACCGAAGCGTACCGCCATGCGCAGCGCCTCGGCGTTCAATACCGGCAGCGTGCCGGGCATTGCCAGGTCGATCGCGCAGGCCTGCGTGTTCGGTGGTGCGCCGAAGCGCGTCGACGCGCCGGAGAAGATCTTCGTGTGCGTGGCGAGCTGGACGTGCACCTCCAGCCCGATCACCGTTTCCCATTCCATGTGCTGTCCCCGCCTGCTGTTCAGTCGATGTCGCCCGGCCGGTGCAGATGCCAGTCGGTTACCTGCTGGAAGCGGTGTGCGACGTTGAGGATCCTGGCCTCGTCGAGATGCCTGCCGATGAGCTGCAGGCCCACGGGCAACCCATCGGCCAGACCGGCTGGAATCGACAGTGCGGGGACGCCGGCGAGGTTTGCCGCGATCGTGTAGATGTCTTCCAGGTACATCGTGACCGGATCCGAGCTCTTTTCACCGAAGCGGAACGCTGGTGACGGTGACGAAGGACCGGCGATCACGTCGACTGCAGCGAATGCGGCGCGAAAGTCCTCGGCGATCAGGCGGCGGATCTGCTGCGCCTTGCGGTAGTAGGCGTCGTAATAGCCCGCCGACAACGCGTAGGTGCCGACCAGGATGCGCCGCTTGACCTCGTCACCGAAGCCTTCGGCGCGGCTGCGTGAATACATGTCGCGCAGATCCTTCGGATCGGCACAGCGATAGCCGTAGCGCACCCCGTCGTAGCGTGCGAGATTGGTCGAGCACTCCGCCGGTGCGATCACGTAGTAGGCCGGAACCGCCAGTGGGGAATGCGGCAGGCTGATTTCGCACAGCCGTGCACCGAGGCGCTCCAGTTCGGCCAGGCCTTCACGCACTGCCCGTTCGGCTCCCGGGTGCAGGCCGGAATCGAAGTATTCCTTCGGCACACCGATGCGGATTCCGGCGATGTCGGCGCCGAGGCTTGCGCTGTAGTCGGGTACCGGCGCATCGGTGCTGGTCGAGTCGCGTGCGTCGAAGCCGGCCATCGCCGTGAGCAACAAGGCCGCATCGGCCGCCGAACGCGCGAGCACACCGCCCTGGTCGAGGCTGGAAGCAAACGCGATCATGCCGTGGCGCGAAACCCTCCCGTAGGTTGGCTTGAGCCCGGTCAGTCCGCACAGTGCAGCCGGCTGGCGAATCGAACCACCGGTATCGGTTGCGGTTGCCGCCGGCGCAAGGCGCGCTGCCACCGCTGCCGCAGAGCCGCCAGAAGAGCCGCCGGGTACGCGTTCGCGGTCCCACGGGTTGCGCACCGGGCCGTAGAAGCTCGTTTCGTTCGACGAGCCCATCGCGAACTCGTCCATATTGGTCTTGCCGAGGGTGACGCATCCGGCGGCAGTCAGGTGCTCGACGACGGTCGCGTCGTACGGCGGTACGAAGTTGTCGAGCATCCGCGATCCGCACGAGGTACGCATGCCGGCAGTGCAGAAGATGTCCTTGTGAGCGATCGGAACGCCGCACAGCGGCCCCGTGCTGCCGCTGGCCAGTGCGGCATCGGCAGCGCGTGCCTGGGCTCGTGTCGTGTCCGGGTCCACCGTGATGAACGCGTTGAGCTGCGGGTCCAGGCGCGCGATGCGATCCAGAAAATGGTCGGCAATTTCGAGTGCGGAGAACTCGCGCTGCGCGAGTGCGGCGCGGATCGCGTCAAGTGAAAGGTCATGCATGGCGGACGGGTCCTGCGCTGATGCTTCCGGGGTATGCTCGCAGGCGTCTCATTCGATGACGCGCGGCACCAGGTAGAGTCCTTCCTCGCTGAGCGGGGCGATCGCGAGGAAGCGCTCGCGCTGGTCGGCTTCGGTGATCTGGTCAGCCCGCAGGCGCTGGGTGGCGTCGAGCGGGTTTGCCATCGGGGCGATGCCGCTGGTGTCCACCGCAGCCATCTGGTCGATCATCGCGAGGATGTCGCTGATGCGCCGCGTGACCTCGGTCACGGTTGCCTCGTCGAGGCGAATGCGTGCCAGTTCGGCTACGCGGGCCAGATCCTGTTCACTGATCGACATGCCAATCGTCCGCAAAAGCTGCAACCCCGGGCGCCGGAAGCTTCCCGTGGCACGCGGGCAGGTGGAATACCCCGAAATATCGGTCGCCGTCGGGGGGTCAGGGGGCGTAAACTTAGCATATTCGAGGGCAGCCCAGAACAGACGGCTGCTGCGTTCTGCTGCCGCCGCCGGCGGTACCCATGTTCCACTCGCCAGTCAAAGACACCAGACAGACGGTACACATGTTCAAGAGAATACGCGGCATTTTTTCCAACGACCTGTCGATCGATCTCGGCACCGCGAACACCATCATCTATGTACGCGATCAAGGGATCGTGCTCGACGAGCCTTCGGTGGTGGCTATCCGGGTTCACAACGGTGAGAAAAGGATCGAAGCCGTTGGCACCGAGGCCAAGCGCATGCTCGGGCGTACTCCGGGCAACATCACTGCGATTCGGCCGCTCAAGGACGGGGTGATCGCAGACTTCCAGGTGACCGAGAAGATGCTCCAGTATTTCATCGCAAAGGCTCACCAGCACAGCTTCATCCGGCCGAGTCCACGTGTACTGGTCTCCGTGCCCTGCAAGTCGACCCAGGTGGAGCGCCGCGCAATCCGTGAATCGGCCTATGGTGCCGGTGCCCGCGACGTGCGCCTGATCGAGGAGCCGATGGCGGCGGCCATTGGTGCCGGGTTGTCGGTCGAGGAGGCCAGTGGTTCGATGGTGGTCGATATCGGTGGCGGAACCACCGAGATCGCGATCCTGTCGCTGAACGGGGTGGTGTATTCGGATTCGGTGCGCATCGGGGGAGACCGCTTCGACGAGGCCATCGTGACCTATGTGCGTCGCACCTTCGGCAGCCTGATTGGTGATGCAACTGCCGAGCGCATCAAGCAGGAGATCGGTTGTGCGATGCCGGGCAGCGAGCTGCGTGAGATCGACGTGCGTGGTCGCAACCTGGCCGAGGGGGTGCCGCGCTCGTTCACGCTGACCAGTGACGAGATCCTCGAGGCGCTGCAGGAACCGCTGAACATCATCGTGCAGGCGGTCAAGGGGGCACTGGAGCAATCGCCACCGGAGCTTGCGGCCGACATCGCCGAAACCGGCATCGTGCTCACCGGTGGCGGTGCGTTGCTGCGCGATATCGACCGCCTGATCGCGCGCGAAACCGGTTTGCCGGTGATCGTTGCCGAGGATCCGCTGACCTGCGTGGCGCGCGGTGGTGGCAAGGCGCTCGAGATGATGGACCATCGGCGTCTGGAGCTCCTGTCCTCGGAATGAGCGGCGCGCGGTCGCTGCGTGTGCGGCCAGCGAGGGGGGACACGCGATAAAACCCATATTCCGCAGTGGACCGTCGCTGAGCGTGCGCCTCGGTGCGCTCCTGCTCGCCTCCGTGGTGCTGATGGTGGCGGACGGTCATTTCGGCGCGCTCGCACCGGTGCGCAGCGTCGCTGCCGACGTCGCTCTGCCGATGCACTGGCTGAGTTCGGCGCCGCAACGGATGTTCGAATGGCTGCGCGAGATGCTGGTCACGCGCGAGGCGCTGCTCGAGGAAAATCGTACGCTGCGCGCCGAGGCGCTGGTGTTGCGTGCGCGCAACCAGCGGCTGGCGGCGATTGCAGCCGACAATGTGCGCTTGCGCGAACTGCTCAGCTCGACTGCGGTACGTGATGAGCGTGTGCTGGTAGCCGAGATCATCGGTGTCTCGCCTGACCTTGCCAGCCAGACCGTGGTGATCGACAAGGGCAGCAGTCACGGCCTGTTGCCCGGGCAGGCGGTGATCGACGCCTACGGCCTGTTCGGCCAGGTGATCGAGGTGAGCCGGTTCAGCTCGCGTGTGCTGCTGGTCACCGATGCCATGCATGCGTTACCGGCACAGGTGGTGCGCAATGGTGCGCGTGTGATCGTCGAGGGCGATGGGCGTATCGACACGCTGAACGTTGATCACGTCGCTTCCACGATGGACGTGCGCCCGGGCGATCTGCTCGTGAGTTCCGAGCTGGAGCAGCGCTTCCCGGGTGGTTATCCGGTCGGTGTCGTCGAATCCGTGGTCAACGATCCGGGCAAGCCGTTCGCGGTGGTGCAGGCGCGTCCCAGTGCCCAGCTCGATCGCAGTCGGCACGTCCTCGTGGTGATCGCACTGGCGGCATCCGGCGCACCGGGGTCGGGAGAGTTGCCAAAGGGCGCGACTGAGCCGGAGCCAACGGAGCTGCCAACTGCCGCAGGCGCAGCGTCGCCATGAGTGCCGACACGCAACATCCGCAGCGTCTGCTGCTCGCGGCATCGATCGTCGCGGCGCTGCTCGGCGCCATCGTTCCGTTGCCGGCGTGGCTGGCACCGGCGCGCCCGGACTGGCTGGCTCTGCTGGTCGTCTACTGGATAGTGCGGGTTCCACCCGGTTTCGGCATCGTGGCAGCATGGTCGATCGGCCTGCTGCTGGACGTGCTCGCCGGTGGCCTGATCGGGCGCCACGCGCTGGCACTGGCGGTGGTGGCGTACGCCGCGTCGCTGCTGCGCCACCGCCTGACCCACTACACCCTGGCGCAGCAGTCGACAGTGGTATTGATCCTGTGCGTCGTGGACCAGATCCTTGCCAGCTGGGTGCAGACCCTTGCAGGGCATCCGGCGCTGAGTCTCGCCTTCCTGATGGGCAGCCTGACGGCGGCGTTTTGCTGGCCACTGATTACGCCGCTATCCCCGCGTGACCGTTCGCTGGATGATTGGCGAGCCTCGCACTGAGCCGTAAGCATGGACGAGCGACAGAATTCACCGCAGAGTCCGAGTCAGGCCGATTTCTGGCTGGCTTCGGTGTCGCCGCGGCGCCGCGAATTGCTGCAGCAACTGGGCTATCGCTTCGCGCTGCTGCGGGTGGACGTCGACGAGTCGCCGTTTGCCGGTGAAGAGGCGGCTGCGTTGGCATTGCGTCTGGCGGTGTGCAAGGCAAGCGAGGGCGCACGCCGGGTCGCGGCAACCCGTCCGCTGCCGGTACTCGGCGCCGATACGGTGGTCGCCGTCGATGGCCAGGTGCTCGGCAAGCCGGCGACGCAGGACGAGGCGCTGTACATGCTGGGACTGCTGTCGGGGCGCACGCACAGCGTGCTGACCGCGGTGGCGCTGGTGGTCGGGGGGCGGACGAGCACGGCCTGCAGCGAGACTCGCGTATCGTTCAGGACGTTGACTGCAGCCGAAATGCTTCGTTACCGGGATAGCGGAGAGCCGCGCGACAAGGCGGGCGGCTATGCGATCCAGGGATTTGGCGCCGTGTTCGTGCAGCGCATCGAGGGCAGTTATTCCGGCGTGGTCGGCCTGCCTCTTTTCGAGACCGCACGGTTGTTGCAGGATGCCGGAATCGACGGCTGGCAGCGGGGATGGCCGCACAATGAGTGACGAAATACTCATCAATTCGACCCCCGTCCAGACCCGGGTGGCGGTGGTGGAAAGCGGCATCCTGGCTGAAATCTATGTCGAACGCCGTAGCCACAAGGGTCTGGTCGGCAATATCTACCTGGGTCGCGTGATGCGGGTGCTGCCGGGCATGCAGGCGGCATTCGTCGATATCGGCCTGGAGCGGGCGAGCTTCCTGCATGTCAGCGACCTGGTGACGCTCGGCGCAGACGGACTCGAGGTCCGCAGTGACGAGACGCGTGATATCCGCGATATCGTCTGTGAAGGCCAGACGGTGGTGGCACAGGTGGTCAAGGATCCGCTTGGCAGCAAGGGCGCACGCGTCACCACGCACCTCTCGGTGTCCTCTCGCCACCTCGTGTTCATGCCGTACACGCGTCACGTCGGGATTTCACAGCGCATCGAGGATGACGTGGAGCGTGAGCGCCTGCGTACCCTGGTCGAGGAGGCCGCAGCCGAACTCGGCGTGAGCGGTGGATTCATCGTGCGCACTGCAGCCGAAGGTGTGGGCGCGGAGGGTGTCGTCGCCGACATGCGT encodes the following:
- a CDS encoding rod shape-determining protein, yielding MFKRIRGIFSNDLSIDLGTANTIIYVRDQGIVLDEPSVVAIRVHNGEKRIEAVGTEAKRMLGRTPGNITAIRPLKDGVIADFQVTEKMLQYFIAKAHQHSFIRPSPRVLVSVPCKSTQVERRAIRESAYGAGARDVRLIEEPMAAAIGAGLSVEEASGSMVVDIGGGTTEIAILSLNGVVYSDSVRIGGDRFDEAIVTYVRRTFGSLIGDATAERIKQEIGCAMPGSELREIDVRGRNLAEGVPRSFTLTSDEILEALQEPLNIIVQAVKGALEQSPPELAADIAETGIVLTGGGALLRDIDRLIARETGLPVIVAEDPLTCVARGGGKALEMMDHRRLELLSSE
- the gatA gene encoding Asp-tRNA(Asn)/Glu-tRNA(Gln) amidotransferase subunit GatA, with product MHDLSLDAIRAALAQREFSALEIADHFLDRIARLDPQLNAFITVDPDTTRAQARAADAALASGSTGPLCGVPIAHKDIFCTAGMRTSCGSRMLDNFVPPYDATVVEHLTAAGCVTLGKTNMDEFAMGSSNETSFYGPVRNPWDRERVPGGSSGGSAAAVAARLAPAATATDTGGSIRQPAALCGLTGLKPTYGRVSRHGMIAFASSLDQGGVLARSAADAALLLTAMAGFDARDSTSTDAPVPDYSASLGADIAGIRIGVPKEYFDSGLHPGAERAVREGLAELERLGARLCEISLPHSPLAVPAYYVIAPAECSTNLARYDGVRYGYRCADPKDLRDMYSRSRAEGFGDEVKRRILVGTYALSAGYYDAYYRKAQQIRRLIAEDFRAAFAAVDVIAGPSSPSPAFRFGEKSSDPVTMYLEDIYTIAANLAGVPALSIPAGLADGLPVGLQLIGRHLDEARILNVAHRFQQVTDWHLHRPGDID
- the mreC gene encoding rod shape-determining protein MreC, yielding MRLGALLLASVVLMVADGHFGALAPVRSVAADVALPMHWLSSAPQRMFEWLREMLVTREALLEENRTLRAEALVLRARNQRLAAIAADNVRLRELLSSTAVRDERVLVAEIIGVSPDLASQTVVIDKGSSHGLLPGQAVIDAYGLFGQVIEVSRFSSRVLLVTDAMHALPAQVVRNGARVIVEGDGRIDTLNVDHVASTMDVRPGDLLVSSELEQRFPGGYPVGVVESVVNDPGKPFAVVQARPSAQLDRSRHVLVVIALAASGAPGSGELPKGATEPEPTELPTAAGAASP
- the mreD gene encoding rod shape-determining protein MreD, giving the protein MSADTQHPQRLLLAASIVAALLGAIVPLPAWLAPARPDWLALLVVYWIVRVPPGFGIVAAWSIGLLLDVLAGGLIGRHALALAVVAYAASLLRHRLTHYTLAQQSTVVLILCVVDQILASWVQTLAGHPALSLAFLMGSLTAAFCWPLITPLSPRDRSLDDWRASH
- the gatC gene encoding Asp-tRNA(Asn)/Glu-tRNA(Gln) amidotransferase subunit GatC; the encoded protein is MSISEQDLARVAELARIRLDEATVTEVTRRISDILAMIDQMAAVDTSGIAPMANPLDATQRLRADQITEADQRERFLAIAPLSEEGLYLVPRVIE
- the gatB gene encoding Asp-tRNA(Asn)/Glu-tRNA(Gln) amidotransferase subunit GatB, producing MEWETVIGLEVHVQLATHTKIFSGASTRFGAPPNTQACAIDLAMPGTLPVLNAEALRMAVRFGLAIEADIAAVSVFDRKNYFYPDLPKGYQISQLDHPIVSGGHVQIDLPDGQSKIIHVTRAHLEEDAGKSLHEDFHGLSGIDLNRAGTPLLEIVSEPELRSAQEAVAYLKQIHSIVRYLGISDGNMAEGSMRCDVNISLRRPGAERLGTRTEIKNVNSFRFVEKAINTERERQAELLESGASVVQETRLYDPARNETRAMRSKEVAHDYRYFPEPDLLPVHVDAQYIEAVRATLPELPAAKAARFRGDYALTGYDASVLCASRELAAYFERVVGACGDAKASANWVMVELLGLLNRENLDIDDSRVEAEALGTLIRRIADGTISGKIAKTVFEAMWAGEGEPDAIITARGLRQLADSGAIETMVDAVLAANAAQVERYRAAEADKRVKMFGFFVGQVMRESKGKANPQQVNELLRHKLDGE